TGCAGGGCAAACCGTGGATCTTGGATCTTGCAGAccaaatcaaagaataaagttGTTGATACTTATGGGAATTGAGTTCATGAATCTATAAACATCCAACATTAATTAAGTTGAACAATGATGCGTGTTAAACTTGCTTGTTTAGTTCTTCATTGTTGTTTGGTCAATCTGTTTAGAGAATCCCCTATTAACAATTGAAGTCGTCGTGGAGGGTAACTTCCACCACTCCAAGTCTGAATCAGATAAGGATTTAGTAACATACTTAGAAAGCTTCCTAATTTGAGGAATCCACTCATCCAACCAGAGCAAAACATCTCTGCATGTTATTGTTTGGCTTCAAAGTTTAAAGTAACCTTACCTGACCAAGAGTGAGGAAAAAGATGGaatgattttgtttctttcacGGGAAAACCTGTCACCTTGTACAAGACATTATTCGTACGCACTTGCAAGGAGCAAAAAACCATCAACAGTCAGTGCGATACTTTTCGAGATTTCAATTAGCTGTCAGCAAAGGTTTTTCAAATCTCTTTGCTGAAAGGTGATTCATTAATTGCTTGTTAATATGGTTAACCAGCTGATTTAGAGCTTTGGTTATTCAGTTACAGCATTTCAGTGTAGGCATGTTTTTCCGGAGGCAAATGCATCAGCTGATGCTCTTGCTCGTTATGGAATGTCTCCAATAAATTTCAAACTGAGAATGTGTTTAAAAGAGGATTCCTAGcgtttcttttatttaaattgcATTTGTGTTGAATACATTCTCGTGTGGTGGTTTGTCTTTTATTTAAAGCACTTGAGGATGAACAATACATACTAGAGGAAAATATATGAACCCTAAGATTGAAATTCAATGGAGTAAAATGTGATTATGATgagagtaaaacaaaaaaaatgatgaaatattcatcaaagaataacaacatcaaaatcatgaatcccTAGAACCaaatctcaataaaaaaaatcctagcagaTGATAGCGCAAGACCAACCAGGGAGAAAGAAGTTTGAGGGCCGGGGACCGGGTCTGCAATAAGGAGTATTGAGGAAAATTATCATGAACCCTAGATTGGAATGTTGGGAATAAATTTGTATGCCCACGATCCAAgtcatcatgtaatcaattctaattttaataataaagtattattttattttcattttcatatttcactatttgattaaatggtccatttgataatgtccttgattaaaattaaagacttgttattataatggatattatgataatgagaaacaagtttgttctaatttaAATCTAAATCGTTCTTGATCATAGGATTATTGTAAATAGAATATCAATAATCtggatagattaatatatatgtgatagtatttattggataaatattaatagatctcatttattaattttcatatataaatgagtcacatgttgatgtgatcattgaactgactcaattgaaattttctaatggttaaaatttaccataaactgtcaatagaaaattctcaaaaagaggtataatagttttctttgacctgagattgtcatagtaattaacaGGTTATTTGTGTATTTTGATTCCGAACACCTAATACTTTAGAGTATTTGTTGAACGgatattggatatgattaaatacctataggattaatgattaatcaagaaggaatccatcaactcttggtaatgagtttgagctctatgaataaaattatatcctggccaggaaaattaaagaaagaagaaataagTTTCTTAAGTTATTATGAGTTAACTCAAAAGGGTTTGACAGTAATAccatactctagagttaacccaGAGTtgtaaagaaggaaaaaattattacactactcttctaatggttcttgaaAGCAAAATGCTACTTCATGCTATCCCGACGTTAACGAGTGTTGCTAAACGCCTACcttgattagtatattaatttgattaatatattaccgGCTTAGTATTGAACATACGGGGTCACAAACAAACAAGTGTTCTAATCtttgttaaagaaattattttaatatttgatgattaattaaattagagaatttaatatgatcaaatgattaattgatttcaaaaaggtggaatattattatatttttgctagcactgaaaatataattaatatgaaagagatttggtgaaagaagagaaacaaacatgtatgattttgtatttggaatttGGGTTGAAAAGGCGGCTAGATACAATTTTGACttggtcaattattatttcaattttaattgttaaatggttagcaataaaaggtaacaagaaataatataatttaaaaagggATACTATCAAtagtgattttgatttgatcagaAATTGGTATCCTTAGCGTGCTATAAACAGAGCCTTAGGTTGCACGTTGAAACAATCCCAATATCACTtctctattcttattttttcacttgtcaaagttgttgatgaatagAGATCAGTCTCGGTGTGGATACACATAGAGTCTTTACACTATTGAAGAATTTTTatgcttcaagagctcatcaaCATGTACATTCTTTAATATGTCAtctgtttataatataatttaaatacaaaatagatcATTTTATTCCGCAATATGTGTTTGTGAACACCTTTTTTCCTACATGGAATTCAATGGAGTAAAATGCGATTAAGATTAAGATGagcataaaacaaaacaattatcaCAGAAGAACAATATCAAAACCATGAAACCCTTGAACCaaatctcaataaaaaaaaccaaccaAAAAATGGAGCAAGATGAACCAGAGAGAGAAGTTTGAGAGCGAGGTATCGCATCAAGAGTGAGGCTCTGTGTGCGAGAGCAAGTGAGTGAGGACTCGCGTCGAGAGCATGAAGCTTCCCCTTCGTAAAGAGTGAAAATTTCTAAATTCTTTCTCTTGAGatggaatttgaaattctatttttttagctAACTAAAATTCTTTCTTAAaatccttaaattttaaattccttttagtaaaatatccAAACAGTTAATTTTAATAGGAAGAAATTTAATTCCCCGTAAAAAATGCATTACGTAATTAAATTACCTTATCCAAACACACGTAAGAGATATTAtgagaatttcaaatgttaATAACTTAGAAAAGCCCTTTGGAGAAAAAGGTTGTGGTATTGGGggaaatttcaaatattacaaGTTAAGAGAGAAGTTAAGCAAGAAGGAAATTTCAccaaataaaaaacacattagggatttgaacaacaacaacaagcttGTTCCTCTCCCCTCCATCGAAACCTCGATGATATCCTCCTTTGATGGCAAGGTCCCCACCTTCATTGGTAGAACAACACAAGACACCACCAACGACTTCGATGGCTTCACAATTCTGACAAACAACTAAACAACAACTTACTGATTCCGGTGAACAAACCCCCAAAATCGTTCTTCAAATCTCGATTTTACTCCAACCCAAACTCGCTCCAAGCCAAAAACCTCAAGACTCTAAAATGGAGCTCCATGTGCAAGCAACTCTCATGGGATCCACCATCGACCTCAACGCTTTCTTGGTTGCCAGTTGTACTCTCCACGACAGCCATAGGCTCCTCAACTAGACCTCCACAACCAAACTTGTTAGCGAGTCGCTTATAATCACGAAGGTTGCAAGTTTTGTGGAGATGGATCATGGGGAGGAAGGGGAACAGTGTTTAGGGTTGAATCGTCCATAGAGGGTTAGAGTTTTAACACATGTCGATGTCGAATTGGCTAATGAATTGACGAATGTGCACAATCATCAAACATGTAGTTTGGATCTCAAGAccaaatttaacatatttttattttgtgaggacaaaaaaactactaaaaatTTTGCGGGGACAAATTCCAAACATTTTGCCACAACTCCAATGGTTTTCCAAACAACCATTTAATATGCAAATGTACTTATAAAGGTAATTAAACATATCTTGAAATTAGTTTACTCTTGAAACTAAATTTGGAACActtcaaacaaaaaatcaaacataactttataataacaatttttttcaacattttttataaacaaaatttgagtataaaaattcattttttaaaaaaaattaaactcattttcaCTTAGATTTGGTTTCTTATCTAGTATATGTGGTAACTTACATTAAGACTTTAATAGATACATTATATTAAAAAGGCGATGTCTAACTAACATAAGTGGTCCATTGTGCAAAAGAAATTATAGCCATTAGATTAATCTGAGTATACAGTTTTATCGTAGACTTGCCTCCTTCAGATCCATATTCCAACAGATCTCATCTTCTCTAATCCTTGTGTGTGCTTctcttgttgtgcaccatcgttGGAGGAACCCCTTGTTGATGTCGACGACCTCACTGCCTCTGATGGAACTTCCTCCACCGCCACCATTCTCAAGATGTCTTCGGCATTATGTTTGTTGTCCTCATCAGAGACACTACTAATTGTCGAAACCCATCGTTGTTGTAAGGTAAATATTATAGATTTAtatgtgtgtttggatggagaaattttaaattctaagaattttaaatactacaattgaaattcttttattttcaaaattttgtgtttggataaaaaaagttaaaactacgagggtgaaaaaaatgaatgaaaaaaaaatgattggtgtgctagttatacgtgttTCTCTACACTCAGACTCGATCGATGTTCCATAATCTCATatggtgtttcttgaagaagatggtaagaagaaaatttcaatttctcaccttttagaaggaaattgaaatttcaaatttttagttgtttaaaattttgttttaaaattctaaaattttaaattcttaaaaaaaaaatatccaaacaatgaattttagtttacagaaattcaaattctctaataaattactgtactcagttaaaattctctatccaaacatactcttaaTGATTTAAAGAATTCAATTACAGAACAAAAGATATTGgcaaaataaacaagaaaatatgTGAATTCAAACTCCAAGAAcacaatgataaaagaaaatagatatgaaagataaaacaaaaatctattAGATTTCAAACCCAGATCTGACATCCCACTCACCAGATCTTCGTCGCTGCGACTCCTTGCCGCCCTCCAAACTTTCAAGAAACTCCTTCCTCTTTGACTCTTGTGGAGGATGACTGCAATTCACCATCCCTGCACTCTACGATCTCCTTCTTTTCTCACTCACATCCTCTGTCCCTCGCTCAAAGATTTCGTCGTCTCGAGTTAGAGGTTGTCGCAATAATTGGAGACAAAGGGTGGCCGTCATGGTTGTGGTGCCTTGTGCCGACGTGGTTGCGATGATGGTTGTCAAGTCTGTAAAATGCGGggaaatttgaaattcattgCCAGAAATCGTCGACAGAAGACAACGAGGGAGACAGGGGTGTGGTGAGGCATGaggaattaaaaggaaaaaatgaaacatcATTGCCGGAGGCGGTTTCCGACAACAACAAATGGTGGTCAACTGCCGGAACAATAGTGTTACAATGTGAAACGTGCAACATAATATTGTGAGATTCAGATCAATCGAAGGGTCACTAATAGTGGTACACCATAGACCACATGAGAAAGTGGTGCACCCCTGGACACCGTCCactaaaaaattagagaaattaagaaagttaaaatataaataaaatgttgcTTTTTGGTATTAAAGTTGGTTATTAAAGATCAAATCCCATGAGGCCATGCTTATTGGGCCTGGAGTGGGCAAGCCTCGTAAATATCACCATCAACAGGCAACACCTTTTCCTGAATCAATTGATGTCTTGTCCTTCTCCTCCCTCAGTTCCTCTTCACTCCCTTTCATTCTCCCTCGCCTCACACGCACACGCACACTTGTCATTCTCAAAACACGCCCAAATTCGAATCaaattagggttagggtttccAACTCCCCTCGAATTATCCCTGTAATGCAGTTTAATTCCCGGGTCCTACTACCATGGAGCCATCAGCAATGTACGGACACTCCCAGCCCCTGAGCATGCCCTCGCAGATCGGCGGCGGCGAAAGCGACGACGGCTCCGGAAACGAGCACGCCGTCGACGGCCACCACCACCACATTCAGTACGAAACGCACGCGCTCGAGGACGGTGCCGCCGTCGTCGTCGAGGATGTTACCTCGGATGCGGTCTATGTCTCCGGCGGTGGAGGCCCCGTAGAGTCCAGCCAGCTTACGCTGTCGTTTCGTGGCCAAGTGTACGTCTTCGATGCCGTTACGCCTGATAAGGTACCGTTTCCCCCCTTTTCCGtgattttattattcaattttctcCTAGTTTTCGTTGATCCAACGTTGCAATTGAATGAACACATTGAAGAGAGcgtgaatttaattatatatttatttatttcaaaaatttgtaATCTGTGTTTGGCTTCACGTGACAGGTTCAAGCGGTGTTGTTACTGTTGGGTGGATGTGAACTATCTTCAGGTGGTTCGCCATGTGTGGATCCGGGGGCTCAACATAATCAAAGGGTATTTTCTGATAGTTATtagaatataatattaatgttgTTCACACACACTTGCACTTGCATCACTTTaccatttatttattagtatcaCCTGATGCAGGGTACTTTACCCCACCATACATAATAAAGTGAGAGTTTGTAATTTGTATATTCATTAATTGGAGTTAGGTAGTAAATACTTAATAGTAACTTTGATGttgaataataattaacttaaagCTATGTAGTGAGCAGATCTAGGTAATACATACTTTCCCAACTTTAAGGCTTGCTAGCATTGGTTGACAAAGTTTGATAATGTTTGGTATCTGGTGGTAGATGTATCATCAAGTGAATCGTGATTATTATGGTAAAGCTACTTAGTCAATGATAAACTGATGTGAGTGAGTGGAAGGGGCTGTGAGTAGTATTATTCATGGTAGAACTTTATTAATGTTCAACTGCTGTGTGTTGAGTGGTATTTTCTAATTCTTTGGGTCTTGTTGCAGGGTTCAATGGAATTTCCTAAATGTAGTCTACCACACCGAGCTGCCTCATTACATAGGTTCAGGCAGAAGAGGAAAGAGCGATGCTTTGACAAAAAAGTGAGATATAGCGTGCGGCAAGAAGTTGCGCTCAGGTTTGATAATTAGCATACTGTCGTTTGAAATAGAAACCTATGAGTGTTAGATTGAATTCTTTGAGCATAAACAAAGCTCTTTACAGTCTGAGTTTAAAAGTTGACGCGGCTTGTGTGACAAATCCATCATGTGAACGATGATTTGGAATGAGTTTGCTATGTTGCTTCTTCAAACCCATTTATTGATAAGtagtaaatataatataatataaatgagCAGTATGCTAAACAATAGATTTGATAGCAGGCTGGATCTTGTACTTTGTTATACATAGAATTGTGTTGCCTTTGAGCTTCTTTTTCCATAGATATGTGTTCAACTCTTTGGGAATTGGCAAAGTTAATGCCCAATCCCAGCCCTATTAAGTATAAACTGCTCTATTACAGAAATATGTGCTTAACTGCTATCTcgctttgaagtttgaaccagCATAAAATAGAGTTATAGACATTGTAGTTAGTGGGGGGTGATTTTAACTTGTGGAGGAATCTCTAACTGAACTATACTGAAGCCTGTCCTTTTTGGGTTCTGGAAGAACTGAATCTGAATTTAGTGTCTAATCTTGTTAAGCTATGTTTacatattaatgaaaaattttgttaaatgtaatagtatattttttttctctcttcatatcgtttattttgaatattacaATGAGCATATTTGTTATTCTTGTAATTCACTCCTTTGCATCCTAGGTTTTCTATTCATTACATAAATTCCTAAATCAACTCCATCATTCCTCTTTTAAATGTGaacattttatgttttcattttctatatatttccttgaaatgattttcctttcagattttcaaattttagaaagTGTAATTGGTTGATGGGGAAAAGAGGATTACTTTAGTACACCATGTTTCTTTTTCAAGGGCATTGGTGTTCAGGTTAATTGTCAAACATTTATTGTCTGTTGTGTTGTTGATTATAtggtttttgttaaattaatttttaaatgattattgtGAAACCACTAACCAGCAATTGTCTGGCGATTCACTTTGGGTGTGTACCTTTATGGATTGGGTACTAATGCTTTTCCTTGGCTCattgtttttattatgattatgaaGTTGCTTCTGTGTTTTCAATTTCCTGTTTCCAGAAACGATGAAAATTCTACTTGTCTGATTTGTCCCTTTTCAAGAAATGTTTCATAAGCATTTTCATTAAAAACTGagccaaaaacattttttagcctgttttctatttttattgaaaatgaaacaaGCTTTACATTTAAAGCCAAGATTTTTACAGCTACTCCATCGTGCTCTTGTAAATGGCTGATTTCCATGCAGTGATTTGAAAATCGgatgaaagattttttttttaatcttatgttTGTAATGTGTGAGACAAATATTACATAGTACTGTTAACAAGAAATTACCACTAGGGCATTGATGTTCTACACTGTAACAGCATCATCCATCAGTACATTGGAATATTGGATAGATCATACCTTGATAATTTAAATCTGCTAGAGTGAAGGCCGAATAGTTCCTTGTGATTTGCCTGGTAACTTGGTATATATAGTTGCATGCATTGTTTTAACAAATGACTTGAATTCAACAGATGTTAACTGTCTTAGCGGGAACTTTTCTTGGACTCCATATTGCTTCCATTCCATATGTACCTAAAAGGAGTCTTTCATAATCTCATTAATTTTCAATGTTGTCTCTTGTTGCTCATCATTTTAgctgttatattttatttgtttcattgCCTATTTCTTACTTATTTGATGAATATATGTAGGATGCACCGTAACAAGGGCCAGTTTACTTCATCTAAGAAACAAGATGGAGCTAATAGTTATGGTACTGACCAAGATTCAGGACAGGATGATAGTCAATCCGAAACCTCGTGAGTTTTGTGTTACTTGCATCTTTTAGCCAAATGATCTGTTTCTTTCTGAAATTTTGTAACTTAATGTGAGTTTCTAGTGTTGCCTTTTTAATTGCTATCTATTCTAGCTTAGGGTTTATTTGATACAGTTTTATATTTCACATTATTAGAGACTTGTATCATGAAGTTATTACTTGATGAAGCTAATTTCCCTTGACTAGGCAGTCTCTAACTAGATGTTTTATCATATCTTTTTTATTGCATGTTTCTATAGATGTACACATTGTGGCATTAGTTCAAAATCCACCCCAATGATGCGGCGAGGGCCATCTGGTCCAAGGTCACTTTGCAACGCTTGTGGGCTTTTTTGGGCAAATAGGGTATGTATTTTCATCAAATGGCTTTTGTTTTTGGgaaaataattatgtatgagttttaattcatttttttagatGTATATATTCctataactaaatttatatttatgactAATGAGTAGAGACTAATATATAATTTCTCAAGCATGGGCCTGCTCTTTCACCTCATTTGTAATTGAATTTGGAAGGAGTTGGTTGATATAAAGCTACaatttcagtttttttctttcttgtttctgTATATGCCgtaagatttttaaaatctatttaagCTTTAATGTCCATATTGGAGTGTTTAGTTTTATctgcataaaaatatttatgagctGTCTGTTTGTCTATTATAGATGTTCTAATATGTATTGTAGCTACATATATGAATGATCCAATAACCACACTGGGTATGATGTGAAATGCATATGACCTCAAGCCCTGTCTGTTTGTGGACTTGACAGTGGGAATACATAATATCTGGAGTTTAACAAGAAAGTGGGGGAATCATGTATTGTGTGTGATCTTTTCTGGCACTATTTGTGAATACCAAATTCTTTGGAAGTGTTGTTGAAATTTATTCTGAACTCATTTTGAACTGTTTTCTATTAAAAGTCATGGggggtaatttaattttttttcccctttatcTTCAAGGTGTGTTATCTTGCCTAGAGGGAGGTGCAAATATATTCTTCATTAGCATGAATTCAAATTTGCTGAATTGTGAATTTGCAATTTCTTTTTTGCTGATTGCTGAGTTGTTAGTGTTTCCACCTTTTGATAATGGTATTCTGCAGGGTGCTTTGCGAGACCTTTCTAAGAGAAATCAGGAACACTCTCTTCCACCAGTTGAGCAGGTAGCATTCATTTCTTATCTATTAATCAGAATGGTAATATGTGCATccttttaacctttttttgCATCTGATAATCAGGTTGATGAAGGTAATGACTCGGACTGTCGGACTGCCACTGCCGACCCTGCACATAACAATCTTCCTGCTTTCTCAGAGCATGATAATCCAGCTTTGGTAGCTGATCATAAAGTTTTCCAGTCTCAGAAAATGTTGAAGTAGTTTACTCTGGCATAAGTAGGTCTATAGTTCTTCCATTCAGATTGACCAATAGGAATGTACAGACATAACAATACTCCCATCAATGCAAGAACTTTGTTTTTATATGGTTGGATCTATGGCATTAACCATTGATCTCTGGATGTATAACCTGAAACTTGAATGATGACTTGGTGATGGTCTCACCCAATaccttgaatttaattttacacGTAGATTTTTTGTTCATTGGGTTCCTGTGGGTTGCCACAATTGGGACATTTGGCAACACAACGAGTCTTGCAAATGCAAAGCAAAAGCCAACAATTTCGATTCCTTAATTTT
The genomic region above belongs to Glycine max cultivar Williams 82 chromosome 14, Glycine_max_v4.0, whole genome shotgun sequence and contains:
- the LOC100810269 gene encoding GATA transcription factor 25, with amino-acid sequence MEPSAMYGHSQPLSMPSQIGGGESDDGSGNEHAVDGHHHHIQYETHALEDGAAVVVEDVTSDAVYVSGGGGPVESSQLTLSFRGQVYVFDAVTPDKVQAVLLLLGGCELSSGGSPCVDPGAQHNQRGSMEFPKCSLPHRAASLHRFRQKRKERCFDKKVRYSVRQEVALRMHRNKGQFTSSKKQDGANSYGTDQDSGQDDSQSETSCTHCGISSKSTPMMRRGPSGPRSLCNACGLFWANRGALRDLSKRNQEHSLPPVEQVDEGNDSDCRTATADPAHNNLPAFSEHDNPALVADHKVFQSQKMLK